Below is a window of Brachyspira pilosicoli DNA.
CACCAGCTATAAATACAGAACCTTCTAAAGCATATTCAATTTTTCCTTTATATCCAATACCTATTGTAGTGATAAGTCCATTTTTGCTTAGTATAAAATTATCGCCAATATTCATAAGAATGAAGCTTCCAGTGCCATAAGTGTTTTTTGTATCACCCTTATTAAATCCAGCCTGACCAAATAATGCCGCCTGTTGGTCTCCTGCTATTCCTGATATAGGAACTTCTTCTCCGTTAATATTAGCATATCCATAAACACATGAAGAGTCTTTTACTTCAGGAAGCATACTCATAGGTATATCTAATTCTCTTAAAATGTTTTCATCCCATTTTAAGTCTTTAATATTATATATCATAGTTCTTGATGCATTAGTATAATCTGTAACATGCACCTTTCCGCCTGTAAGTTTCCATACAAGCCAAGTGTCTATTGTGCCAAATAATAGTTCTCCTTTATTAGCTTTTTCCCTAGCACCTTGAACATTATCAAGTATCCATTTTATTTTTGTACCAGAAAAATAAGCATCTACTACTAAGCCTGTATTTTCCCTTATATATGTATCAAGACCTTTCTGTTTTAATTCATCACAAATAGGAGCAGTTCTTCTGCATTGCCAAACTATAGCATTATAAATAGGCTCCCCTGTATTCTTATCCCAAACAACAGTAGTTTCTCTCTGATTTGTAATGCCAATGGCTGCTATATCTTCAGGTTTAACTCCTGCAATCTGTATTGCTTCTTGTAATACTCCAAACTGTGTAGCCCATATCTCAGATGCATTATGTTCAACCCAACCTTCATGAGGATAAATTTGTGTAAACTCTTTCTGAGCAACTGAAACCATATTCTGATCATAGTCGAATACTATAGCTCTGCTGCTTGTCGTACCCTGATCTATTGCAACCACATATTTTGACATAATAAATCTCCTTTAATAAATTATCGTTTAGAAAGTATATTCCCTATTGTGACGTCGTAAACAATAGCACCGAAAATTCCACCTACTATAGGACCTATTATTGGAACTATCCAAATATTGCTCCCATCTGTAAGACCGTTGTTTTTAAAGCCAAGTAAAACAGTAAAAATCCTAAGAGCTAAATCGCGAGCAGGATTAATAGCATAACCTTGCATAAAACCAAATGACATGCCTATAGCTGCTACTATAAACCCTATTATTATAGGGCCTAAATTAGCTCCAACAGGAGCATTGTTAGCATCGCCAGTAGCAAGTATTAAAAACATTAATATAAATGCTCCTATAACTTGATTCATAAAATCATATAAAAAACCAGGAACTGCTGGAAAAGTGACAAATACTTTAGCTGTGTTTTCAAAATTAGGATCAACTTCTATCCATTTCCCATAATAAACAGCAAATACTATAGCACCGCCAATAAAAAAACCTATCATTTGAGCTAATATATAATACCAAACTTTAGCCCATTGAAACCTTCCTGTTGAAGCTAAAGCAAGTGTAATTGCAGGATTAAAATGAGCCCCGCTTATTTTACCAGAAGCATATATACCTAAAGTAACAGCAAGCCCCCAAGCAATATGTATGTTAATAGAAGACTCATTATTTCCTATAACTACAGATGCAGCAACCCCGCATCCAAATAATGCTATAAACATAGAGCCAATTATTTCTGCTAAAAATTCTGATTTTTTAGTATACATAACATATCCTCCATAATCTATATTTCTACATTCTTACTATTTATTCTTAATTTATACCTCCTACCCTATATTGTTCGCATACAGGACATCTCTTTGGTGCTTTAGCTTCTTTATGTATATAGCCGCATTTTTTACACTGCCATTTTGATATCTCCTCACTTTTCTCCCCTAAAAAATCTTCAAACATCTTTTTATGGCCTTTTTCTATCTCTGCTACATGTTCAAATAGTATCGCTATATCATTAAACCCCTCTTCTTTTGCTGTCTTAGCAAAGTTTAAATACATCTCAGCAGATTCATAAGTCTCTCCAGCTATAGCATCTTTTAAATTTTCTTCTTTAGATAATATACCATGATAACGCTCAAACCACAATTTACCATGCTCCTGCTCATTTCTTGATGCTTTCTCAAAAGCTAAAGCCAAACTCTCCATCCCCTCTTCTCTTGCCTTATCGGCATAATATATATATTTGCATCTTGCCATTGCCTCTCCAGTAAAAGCTACCTTCAAATTCTCATTAGTTTTTGACCTTTTTAAATCCATATTATCCCCCTAATGATATTAATATTTCATAATTAATAGTATAGAAATTTTATTATCGAAATAAATATTTATAGATAAAAAATGATTTTTTTTATTCCTTTTTATTTCTATAAAAAATGAGAACTAATAATAATTAAATACAAATATACCTAAGGATAGTTTGGTTTATTTAAATAAAATTTAAACAAAATTTGATTGAAAATTAAAATAAAAACATATTTATTGATATTAAAATGATAAATATACATATACTAACTATACCTATAATAATAAATTAATTCAAAAACAAAAATTATACGTTTTATACATTTTTGTAATTCTTATTTTTATTACAGCAACATTTCTTTGATTCGCCAGAACAATTGCATTCTTTATTTATTATTTTTTTCTTTAATGAAAAAAACATTATAATTATTGCAATCACTATTATTATTGGTATTAATATTATATCTATCATTAAATATTACTCCTATATTTTTGTTAGTATATTCTAATAAAATATTAAAACTTGTCAATATTTATTTAATAATAAAATTTTTTAGAATATTTATATGGAATAAACATTTTACTATTTTTAAAATAGTAGTATAATTAACATAAATTTTTATTTAAGGATTTTTATTATGATAGATGTAAAATTAATAAGAGAGAATATCGAATTAGTAGAGGAGAACTTGAAAAAGAGAAGAAGCAAGGTTTCTCTTGATAAGTTAAAAGCTTTAGAACATGAAAGGCTTGATTTATTAAAAGCAGTAGAGCAAGACAGAGCAAAAAAAAATGAATCTTCAAAAAAAGTCGGCGAATGCATGAAAGCTGGAAAGAAAGAAGAGGCAGAAAAAATAAAAGAAGAGATGAAAGCTTTCACTGAATCCTTAAATAAAAAAGAAGAAAAATTGGCAGAATTAGAAGAAGCTGTTAATAACGAAATATTATATTTACCTAATATGCTTTCTGAAGATGTACCTGATGGTGATGATGAAAAAGCAAACAAAGAGATAATAAGATGGGGAGAGCCTCGTAAATTTGATTTTGAAGTAAAAGACCATGTCGATATAGCTGTAGGACTTGATATACTTGATATTGAAAGAGCTGTAAGAATGGCAAGAACTCGTTTTTCACTTATGAAAGGAAAAGGTGCTGCATTAGAGAGAGCATTGATTAACTTTATGCTAAAAAAACACACTTCAGAGCATGGTTATACAGAATATGTGCCTCCTATGCTTGTTAATGGAAGAACTATGACAGGTACTGGTCAGCTTCCAAAGTTTGAAGAGGATTTATTTAAAACTACAGATGACCCTGCTTTATACCTCATACCTACGGCAGAAGTTCCTCTTACAAACATATACAGAGAAGAGATTATACCAGAGAATATGCTTCCATTATATTGTACTGCATATACACCTTGTTTCCGTTCTGAGGCTGGTTCTTATGGTAAGGACATGAGAGGTTTAATAAGACAGCACCAATTTGACAAAGTAGAACTCGTAAAAATATGTACTGCTGACAAATCTAAAGAAGAGCATGAAAAAATGCTTAAAGATGCAGAAAGTATTTTACAGGCATTAGAGTTGCCTTACAGAGTAGTTGTTCTTTCTTCTGGAGATATAGGAAATGCTGCTTACAAAACTTTTGATATAGAAGTTTGGCTTCCTTCACAAAATATGTATAGAGAAATTTCAAGCGTAAGTAACTGTTGGGATTATCAGGCAAGAAGGATGCAGATGAGAACAAGAAGAAACGGCAAAACAGAATTAGTACATACATTAAACGGTTCTGGAATTGCTGTTGGAAGAACTTGGATAGCTATACTTGAGAATTATCAGCAGGCAGACGGAAGCGTAATAATTCCAGATGCTTTAAGACCGTTTACTGGTTTTGATAAAATAGAAAAGGTTAATTAATGCCATCATCTAAAGACTTTCTTAATATAGTATTAAACAAACTAGATTCTTTAGATGATATTAATTATAAACAGATGATGGGTGAATACATAATCTATTATAACAAAAAAATAACAGCTTATGTATGCGATAATCATCTTTTTATAAAGCCTACTGATAAGGCAAAAACTTTAATAAAAGATTATATATTAAAGCCGCCTTATAAAAATGCTAAAGATATGATATTTATAGAAGATATCAATAAATATGATGATGATTTCTTTGAGCATTTATTCAAAGAGATTTATGATGAGCTTCCTTCTATAAAGAAAAAAGCTAAAAGTAAAAAATAAATAAAAACATTAAAGTGCATATCCTAATTTAAGGTTTGCACTTTTTTATTGCTTCAAAAGTTATAGATTTTTTTTATTGTTCTTTTTCCCGCAGCAAAAAGTTGCAAAAAGTGCAAGTATTTAGTTATATATCTAGTAAATAAATATATGTAAAATAATAATATATATTTATGGCTATACTTCATAAAAATGCAATTTTTTTGGTTCTTTTATACCAATACCGAAGGTACTTCCTACGGTCGCCAAAAGAATTGGGGTACCATAAGGGCACGCTTCGCAGTGGGCAAAGCCACCACTAATAAAAAACTTAAAAAATATTTTCTTACAAACTAAAATCAACATATTCTAAAATAACTATATTTTGTTATATGATTTTTTTATTCAACTTTTTCCCGCCGCAAAAAGTTGCAAAAAGTGCGAGAGTTTTAGACTTGCATGTTTGGAATATATATTAATATAAAATGATATTACTATTTTATTGCAGTTATTTTGCTTCTTTGATACCAATAAAAGAAGTGGGGGTTGTGGCAAAGCCACCACAAAAATAAAAATTTCTTTAACGCACGGTAAACGAAATTTTTAATATAAATTGATTAATTAATATAATTTTTACTATATATAAAAATCAGCTAACCGTGCGTATAATAAAACTACTCTAAATAAGCATTAAAAAATCTGTATAACCCCTGAGAATCATATTCTACATTTTTTAATTTTGGTGAAACTAATAATGCTTCAGAATAAAAATATATAGGTATAATAGCATTATCATTCATAAAAATGTTTTCTGCTGAATGAAGTGCATGCATTCTTATATCATTATTTTTGTTTGTTGAGGCAATATCAATATATTCATCAAAAGTTTTATTTGAATATGAGCCGTAATTATTTGGAGCATCACTTTTAAAAATGTTTAAAAAGTTAATAGGGTCATTATAATCAGCATACCATAAATAAACAGCTAAATCAAAGTTTCTGTCATACATATTTTGAAGATATGAAGCCCATTCATGTTTAACCACTCTCACATCAATATTTAAATTTTCTTTAAGCATACTCTGAACAGCATCAGCAATATTTATGTCAAATTCTCTTGTAGCTATAAGCAAATCAATAACAGGGAAGTTTTTGCCATTTTCGTATCCTGCTTCGGTTAATAATTTTTTAGCTTCTTCTATGTTTTTCTGATAGTTGGAAGATATTATATATTCTCCTCCTTTTTTTCTGAAATCTCCTTCAACATCATTAATTCCATAAGGTACTAAAGCTCCTGCAGGGCTTTCGCCGCATTTAGTAATAGAGTTTACTATATATTCTCTGTCAATGGCTAATGATAATGCCCTTCTTATATTTACATCTTGTAAAACTTTTTTATTATTTAAATTGTATCTATAATAGTAGGAAGCAGCAACTGGAACAATATGAACTATTCCTTTTTCTTTTAAAGTTTCAATATCTTTTCTTGGAAATGGTTTAGCAAAATGAATAGAGCCATTAAGAACTCCAGCTAAAGAAGTATTAGGTTCTTCCATCAAAAGAAAAGTTAATTTATTTGGTTTTATGTTTTCATTATTCCAATAATTAGTATTTCTTTCAAGTATTATGCTTTTATCGAAATTCCTTTCAGTCATTTTAAAAGCACCGTTGCCAATATATGTTGCAGGTTTTAAAGTCCATTCATCGCCGTATTTATTTATTATATCTTCACGTACAGGATAAAACGGAGGATAAGCAGCAAGCTCTAAAAAGTATGCTGTTGGGCTATTTAATTCTACCTCAAATGTATAAGCATCTATTGCTGTAACCCCAAGCTCTTCTATAGTTTTTTCGCCGCTTATAACATCTTTAGCATTTTTTATAACTTCAAAATAATAACTGTATTTGTTGGCAGTTTTCGGATCAACAGCACGCCTCCAAGTATAAACAAAATCATTTGCAGTAACAGGCTTTCCATCGCTCCATTTAGCATTGCTTCTTATATGAAAAGTGTAAATATTTCCCTCTTCATTTATATCCCAGCTTTCAGCAGCTCCTCCTATTATTTTATTGTTGGCATCTTTTTTTGTAAGTCCTTCAAAAGCATGAAGAATATATATCATAGTTAAATTATCAGTGTTTAAAGTGGGGTCAATAGTTAAAGGTTCTGGAGCGAGATTTATAACAATTTCATTATTTGTAATTATTTCTTTTTTAGAACATGATACGATTAAAATCATTAATAAAATAGCAGTAATTATTTTTTTAAGCATCTGTTTTTCCTTTGAATTAATTTATAAAAAGTACACTGATATTTATAATTACTTGTATACAAATAATTAATACATGCACTTTTTGGTTCTTTGACGAAGTTCACAGCGTGTAAGGCGAAAAAAAGAACAATAAAAAAGTTTATAAAATTATAGTATATCATTTATAGAAGATACACATAAATCAACAGCCTTATCTATTTCTTCTTCGTTAATTATTAAAGGCGGATTAAAATATATAACATTGCCCAAAGGTCTTAATAATAAACCTTTTTTAAGTGCTTTTTTATATATTTGATAACCCATTCTTAGTTTTGAATCAAATCCTTCTTTTGTATTTTTATTTATAACTAATTCCATAGCATTGATAAGCCCTATATTTCTAATCTCTCCTATATTAGGGTGATTAAGTAATTTTTCTTTTAATTTATTATTTAAATATTTCGCTCTTATTTGTGCCTTGTTTATAATATCATCTTCTCTTAAAACTTTTTGTACAGCCAAAGCAGCAGAACAGCCTAAAGGGTTTCCGCTGTAGGTATGACTATGCATGAAAGCTTTCCCTTCATTGTAGTCTGCATAAAATGCATTATATATTTTGTCTGTTGTTATTGTTATTGCCATAGGCATATATCCGCCTGTAAGCCCTTTTGAAATGCACATTATATCAGGACTTATTTCAGCATGGTCGCATGCAAACATCTTTCCTGTGCGTCCAAAATTTGTAGCTATCTCATCAACTATAAAAACTACATTATATTTATCACAAAGCTCTCTTAATTTTTTCAAATAAAGTGGAGGATATATTCTCATTCCTGCACTTGCCTGAAGTAAAGGCTCCACTATCACAGCACAAGTTTCTTCTCCATATATTTCAAATTTTCTCTCAGCATCTTCAAAACATTCACATTTGCAAGTTTCTCTGTTTTGGCAGTATTTACATCTATAACAATCTGGTGCTTCTATATGTATAGTGTCCATTAACATTGGCTTGTATATTTTTGCATATAAGTCTAAACTTCCAACCGATAATGCCCCAATAGTTTCACCATGATAACCGTCAGTAAAACACATGAATCTCGTTCTTTTTGTATTGCCTATTTGATGCTGATATTGAAAAGCCATTTTTAATGCAGCTTCTATAGATGAAGAACCATTATCAGAAAAATTGAATTTAGTAAGCCCTTTTGGGAGTATCTTTACAAGCTCTTCGCATAATTTAATAGCTCCTTCATGAGAGAAGTTTGCAAATATAACATGCTCTAATCTGTCAAGCTGTTCTTTGATATTGGCATTGATTTTTTCATTACAATGTCCAAGCAGGTTACACCACCAAGAACTTACAATATCAATATACTCTTTTCCGTCTTTGTCATAAAGATATATTCCTTTCCCTCTGTTTATTATTATAGGATGAAGCTCTTCATAATCTTTCATCTGCGAGCAGGGATGCCAAATATATTTTAAATCTTTTTCTTCTAATGTCATAATAAATCCTTTATATTTTTATGAACTATATAAAACAAAATTAATATTATTCAAAAAGAGTTTCTATATTTTTATCATCTAATTTTAAAACACCATCTACAACAACACCTATGATTTTTACTCCTGTCATTTCTTCTATCATTTTTTTATTATCATCATGCATTTCATTTGCTGTTTCAAATCTATTTAATATTACACCATTAATTTTTAAATTTTTATTTCTCATATATTCTATAGTTAAAACAGTAGAATTAATTGTACCAAGTCCAGCATCTGCTATTATAAGAGAAGGCATATTTAATTCTTTTATTATATCTTCCAAAAATATTTTTTTATTATCATCATATCTTATAGGGCATATTATACCGCCGCTTCCCTCTACCAACATATAATCATGTTTAGCAGATATATCAGCATAAGCTTTTTTTATAACATCTATGTCAGGTGGATTTCCCTCAATTTGTGCTGCCAAATGAGGGGAATAGGCATGCTTATAAGTGTATGACACCATTTCATTATATGAATCTGATAAATTTGCTTGCTGTTTTACATACCAGGCATCGCTGTCTGATATATCATGACTCCCGCTTAATGCTGCTTTATAATATCCTATATTCAATCCTTTATCTTTTATATGTTTTGTAATTAAACCTGATACATAGGTTTTTCCTATATCAGTACCTGTTGCTGTTATAAAAATAGATTTAGCCATAAATATTTCCTAATAAAAATTAATCTTCTTTTAGTTGAATTTTATATCCTAATTCTTCTACCATTTTTTTATCTGTTTCTATTGATATTCCTGCAGTTGTGAGCATATCTCCTGTTATAGCTGCATTTGCTCCAGATAAAAAGCAGGATTTTCCTTTATCTTTTAAAAGCCCTCTTCCGCCTGCAAGCCTTATGAATGCCTTAGGATTAATAAATCTGTAAATAGCAACTATTCTTCTCATATCATTTTCAGTAAGAGGTTTAATATTTTCAAAAGGGGTGCTTGCTATAGGATTAAGCATATTAACAGGTATAGACATTATTCCAAGCTCTCTAAGCTCTATGGCCATATCAATTCTATCTTCCCAAGTTTCGCCCATTCCCATAATACCGCCGCTGCATACAACCATTCCAGCTTTTTGAGCTCCCTTTATAGCATTGATTTTATCATCATAAGTATGAGTTGTGCATACTTTACTAAAGAAATTTCTTGAAGCTTCCAAATTATTATGCACTCTTCTAAGTCCTGCTTTTTTCATTTTGCTAAAATTTTCTTCGTCAAGTAAACCTAAAGAAGCACATATATATCCGTCAGTTTCTCTATTAAGTGTTTTTATTGTCTCATAAATCTCATCAATCTCTTTTCCGTATAAAGCTCTCCCTGATGTTACTATAGAATATCTTAAAACACCTTTACTAAAATCGCTTTTCCCCTGTTCTAAAATTTTTTCTTTGTCTAATATATCATACTCTTCGCAGTTAGTGTTATAATGAGATGATTGAGCACAAAACTTACAATTTTCTGAACATTTACCGCTTTTGGCATTAATTATTGAACACATATCAAATGTATTGGAACAGAAATATTCTCTTATACTATTAGCTTTTGAACATAAATTATCTAACGGAGCATCAACTAATTTCATTGCTTCTTCTTTAGTTATATTATATCCGTTAATAATTTTTTGCATTAAATCTTCTAAATATAATTCGTAGTTTATGCCTTGTTCAA
It encodes the following:
- the bioD gene encoding dethiobiotin synthase; this encodes MAKSIFITATGTDIGKTYVSGLITKHIKDKGLNIGYYKAALSGSHDISDSDAWYVKQQANLSDSYNEMVSYTYKHAYSPHLAAQIEGNPPDIDVIKKAYADISAKHDYMLVEGSGGIICPIRYDDNKKIFLEDIIKELNMPSLIIADAGLGTINSTVLTIEYMRNKNLKINGVILNRFETANEMHDDNKKMIEEMTGVKIIGVVVDGVLKLDDKNIETLFE
- a CDS encoding peptide ABC transporter substrate-binding protein, giving the protein MLKKIITAILLMILIVSCSKKEIITNNEIVINLAPEPLTIDPTLNTDNLTMIYILHAFEGLTKKDANNKIIGGAAESWDINEEGNIYTFHIRSNAKWSDGKPVTANDFVYTWRRAVDPKTANKYSYYFEVIKNAKDVISGEKTIEELGVTAIDAYTFEVELNSPTAYFLELAAYPPFYPVREDIINKYGDEWTLKPATYIGNGAFKMTERNFDKSIILERNTNYWNNENIKPNKLTFLLMEEPNTSLAGVLNGSIHFAKPFPRKDIETLKEKGIVHIVPVAASYYYRYNLNNKKVLQDVNIRRALSLAIDREYIVNSITKCGESPAGALVPYGINDVEGDFRKKGGEYIISSNYQKNIEEAKKLLTEAGYENGKNFPVIDLLIATREFDINIADAVQSMLKENLNIDVRVVKHEWASYLQNMYDRNFDLAVYLWYADYNDPINFLNIFKSDAPNNYGSYSNKTFDEYIDIASTNKNNDIRMHALHSAENIFMNDNAIIPIYFYSEALLVSPKLKNVEYDSQGLYRFFNAYLE
- a CDS encoding rubrerythrin family protein; protein product: MDLKRSKTNENLKVAFTGEAMARCKYIYYADKAREEGMESLALAFEKASRNEQEHGKLWFERYHGILSKEENLKDAIAGETYESAEMYLNFAKTAKEEGFNDIAILFEHVAEIEKGHKKMFEDFLGEKSEEISKWQCKKCGYIHKEAKAPKRCPVCEQYRVGGIN
- a CDS encoding TfoX/Sxy family protein; the encoded protein is MPSSKDFLNIVLNKLDSLDDINYKQMMGEYIIYYNKKITAYVCDNHLFIKPTDKAKTLIKDYILKPPYKNAKDMIFIEDINKYDDDFFEHLFKEIYDELPSIKKKAKSKK
- the glpK gene encoding glycerol kinase GlpK, whose amino-acid sequence is MSKYVVAIDQGTTSSRAIVFDYDQNMVSVAQKEFTQIYPHEGWVEHNASEIWATQFGVLQEAIQIAGVKPEDIAAIGITNQRETTVVWDKNTGEPIYNAIVWQCRRTAPICDELKQKGLDTYIRENTGLVVDAYFSGTKIKWILDNVQGAREKANKGELLFGTIDTWLVWKLTGGKVHVTDYTNASRTMIYNIKDLKWDENILRELDIPMSMLPEVKDSSCVYGYANINGEEVPISGIAGDQQAALFGQAGFNKGDTKNTYGTGSFILMNIGDNFILSKNGLITTIGIGYKGKIEYALEGSVFIAGAVIQWVRDELRLLHDAKDTEYFATKVKDTNGVYLVPAFVGLGAPYWDMYARGCLVGITRGVNRSHIIRAAEEAIAYQSKDVIDAMVADSKVKLSSLKVDGGACRDNFLMQFQADIINTKVLRPEITETTALGAAYLAGLAVGFWKDKDEISNKWKLEREFSPSLSEEESNKKYMGWKKAVERAKGWAL
- the bioA gene encoding adenosylmethionine--8-amino-7-oxononanoate transaminase; translated protein: MTLEEKDLKYIWHPCSQMKDYEELHPIIINRGKGIYLYDKDGKEYIDIVSSWWCNLLGHCNEKINANIKEQLDRLEHVIFANFSHEGAIKLCEELVKILPKGLTKFNFSDNGSSSIEAALKMAFQYQHQIGNTKRTRFMCFTDGYHGETIGALSVGSLDLYAKIYKPMLMDTIHIEAPDCYRCKYCQNRETCKCECFEDAERKFEIYGEETCAVIVEPLLQASAGMRIYPPLYLKKLRELCDKYNVVFIVDEIATNFGRTGKMFACDHAEISPDIMCISKGLTGGYMPMAITITTDKIYNAFYADYNEGKAFMHSHTYSGNPLGCSAALAVQKVLREDDIINKAQIRAKYLNNKLKEKLLNHPNIGEIRNIGLINAMELVINKNTKEGFDSKLRMGYQIYKKALKKGLLLRPLGNVIYFNPPLIINEEEIDKAVDLCVSSINDIL
- the serS gene encoding serine--tRNA ligase, which produces MIDVKLIRENIELVEENLKKRRSKVSLDKLKALEHERLDLLKAVEQDRAKKNESSKKVGECMKAGKKEEAEKIKEEMKAFTESLNKKEEKLAELEEAVNNEILYLPNMLSEDVPDGDDEKANKEIIRWGEPRKFDFEVKDHVDIAVGLDILDIERAVRMARTRFSLMKGKGAALERALINFMLKKHTSEHGYTEYVPPMLVNGRTMTGTGQLPKFEEDLFKTTDDPALYLIPTAEVPLTNIYREEIIPENMLPLYCTAYTPCFRSEAGSYGKDMRGLIRQHQFDKVELVKICTADKSKEEHEKMLKDAESILQALELPYRVVVLSSGDIGNAAYKTFDIEVWLPSQNMYREISSVSNCWDYQARRMQMRTRRNGKTELVHTLNGSGIAVGRTWIAILENYQQADGSVIIPDALRPFTGFDKIEKVN
- the bioB gene encoding biotin synthase BioB, with protein sequence MSNVEQGINYELYLEDLMQKIINGYNITKEEAMKLVDAPLDNLCSKANSIREYFCSNTFDMCSIINAKSGKCSENCKFCAQSSHYNTNCEEYDILDKEKILEQGKSDFSKGVLRYSIVTSGRALYGKEIDEIYETIKTLNRETDGYICASLGLLDEENFSKMKKAGLRRVHNNLEASRNFFSKVCTTHTYDDKINAIKGAQKAGMVVCSGGIMGMGETWEDRIDMAIELRELGIMSIPVNMLNPIASTPFENIKPLTENDMRRIVAIYRFINPKAFIRLAGGRGLLKDKGKSCFLSGANAAITGDMLTTAGISIETDKKMVEELGYKIQLKED
- a CDS encoding MIP/aquaporin family protein, producing MYTKKSEFLAEIIGSMFIALFGCGVAASVVIGNNESSINIHIAWGLAVTLGIYASGKISGAHFNPAITLALASTGRFQWAKVWYYILAQMIGFFIGGAIVFAVYYGKWIEVDPNFENTAKVFVTFPAVPGFLYDFMNQVIGAFILMFLILATGDANNAPVGANLGPIIIGFIVAAIGMSFGFMQGYAINPARDLALRIFTVLLGFKNNGLTDGSNIWIVPIIGPIVGGIFGAIVYDVTIGNILSKR